The following are encoded together in the Monodelphis domestica isolate mMonDom1 chromosome 5, mMonDom1.pri, whole genome shotgun sequence genome:
- the TOMM7 gene encoding mitochondrial import receptor subunit TOM7 homolog produces MAKMSKESKQRLQQLFRGGQFAIRWGFIPLVLYLGFKRGADPGMPEPTVLSLLWG; encoded by the exons ATGGCGAAGATGAGCAAGGAGTCCAAGCAGCGGCTGCAGCAGCTCTTCCGAGGCGGCCAGTTCGCCATCCGCTGGGGTTTCATTCCCCTCGTGCTCTACTTGG ggTTCAAGAGAGGAGCCGACCCGGGGATGCCGGAGCCCACCGTCCTGAG CTTGCTTTGGGGATGA